One window of Nymphaea colorata isolate Beijing-Zhang1983 chromosome 11, ASM883128v2, whole genome shotgun sequence genomic DNA carries:
- the LOC116264576 gene encoding egg cell-secreted protein 1.3-like isoform X2 yields the protein MASITKMAIFMLLVGLLLPASGRQLPFQAAVATIEGGGGLMQCWEALWELRSCSAEIILFFLNGESYLGMGCCGAIRMITYNCWPSMLSSLGFTAEEGDILKGYCGAIVATPPESGDGGLNP from the exons ATGGCGTCCATAACCAAGATGGCCATATTCATGCTTCTGGTAGGCCTTTTGTTGCCGGCATCAGGCAGGCAGTTGCCATTCCAGGCGGCAGTGGCCACCATTGAAGGAGGCGGCGGCCTCATGCAATGCTGGGAGGCTCTGTGGGAGCTGCGATCCTGCAGTGCGGAGATCATACTCTTCTTCCTGAATGGGGAGTCGTATTTGGGGATGGGTTGCTGCGGTGCTATCCGGATGATCACTTACAACTGCTGGCCATCGATGCTTTCTTCCCTGGGGTTCACGGCCGAGGAAGGTGACATACTCAAGGGCTATTGTGGTGCCATCGTTGCAACGCCGCCGGAATCTGGTGATGGAG GCCTTAATCCATGA
- the LOC116264576 gene encoding egg cell-secreted protein 1.3-like isoform X1, whose product MASITKMAIFMLLVGLLLPASGRQLPFQAAVATIEGGGGLMQCWEALWELRSCSAEIILFFLNGESYLGMGCCGAIRMITYNCWPSMLSSLGFTAEEGDILKGYCGAIVATPPESGDGGAVPPVGPMI is encoded by the coding sequence ATGGCGTCCATAACCAAGATGGCCATATTCATGCTTCTGGTAGGCCTTTTGTTGCCGGCATCAGGCAGGCAGTTGCCATTCCAGGCGGCAGTGGCCACCATTGAAGGAGGCGGCGGCCTCATGCAATGCTGGGAGGCTCTGTGGGAGCTGCGATCCTGCAGTGCGGAGATCATACTCTTCTTCCTGAATGGGGAGTCGTATTTGGGGATGGGTTGCTGCGGTGCTATCCGGATGATCACTTACAACTGCTGGCCATCGATGCTTTCTTCCCTGGGGTTCACGGCCGAGGAAGGTGACATACTCAAGGGCTATTGTGGTGCCATCGTTGCAACGCCGCCGGAATCTGGTGATGGAGGTGCGGTGCCTCCTGTTGGTCCGATGATCTGA
- the LOC116264577 gene encoding abscisic stress-ripening protein 2 produces the protein MAEHHHHHHHHHHHQNQEDVPSPAPAVDYRKEEKEHKHHERLGELGSAAAGAFALHEKHQSEKDPEHARRHKIEEELAAAAAIGAGGYAFHEHHERKEDKREAEEASGKKHHHFF, from the exons ATGGCTGAgcaccaccatcatcatcaccatcaccatcaccaccaGAATCAGGAAGATGTACCATCTCCTGCGCCGGCAGTCGACTAcaggaaggaggagaaagagcaCAAACACCATGAGCGGCTCGGTGAGCTCGGATCAGCAGCTGCTGGTGCTTTTGCTCTG CATGAGAAGCATCAGTCAGAGAAGGATCCGGAGCATGCCCGCAGGCACAAGATAGAGGAGGagcttgctgctgctgctgccatcGGCGCCGGCGGCTACGCTTTCCACGAGCACCATGAGAGGAAGGAGGATAAAAGGGAGGCCGAGGAGGCATCAGGAAAGAAGCACCACCATTTCTTTTAG